The genomic interval TAAAAATTATCCAATTCAGAAATTCATATCTTACCTTAAGAAAGCGCATTCTTCCTAGTGCATCCTTGTTTCATCTATCTATTCATATATACCCTAGTTGTTTTTCAGTTTAAAAGTTAGTGATTTGGAACGTTTGAGCACATGGATTAAACTGCTCTTTACTTGAAAGAAGTCCATATCTGCGGCTGGTTTACGAGCAATAATGACATAATCCTTTCCGACATCAATTTCATTCTTTAATTCCAAAAACGTTTGTCGTATGTATCTTTTCACTTGATTCCGGACGACTGC from Peribacillus asahii carries:
- the rnpA gene encoding ribonuclease P protein component, encoding MKKKLRIKKDKEFQLVFKKGESFANRQFVVYVLEKPDQDCFRIGLSVSKKVGNAVVRNQVKRYIRQTFLELKNEIDVGKDYVIIARKPAADMDFFQVKSSLIHVLKRSKSLTFKLKNN